A stretch of the Chitinophaga sp. Cy-1792 genome encodes the following:
- a CDS encoding HAMP domain-containing sensor histidine kinase: protein MIDVKEIRLFFLRHGYLLIVAAWLFTFAFLFSNYWSYYSSPQGVQHSLEKSVRDREEAFLNHIQDTSLVNSLFNRTYTEKNVRYFAAQEYDIFAFDSTKAEGSWLAFWSTSLVQPDYYSYAIHDGDYFQKLKNGYYEMLVRTVPAPKGHTRRMVALIPVRMEYAIQNHYLVDHFFDKPALGQEYQIMIYPHNMGQENHIILPVVNSDKKTLFWLDYNKNLHARPPNLFSVIFRVLGSLCVLIFINLFVTLLAKTTNPLYAFLVLLGTVLVLRVLSYVYAFPFNMRSLNFFDPSIYAKDEIFRSLGDLAINVILAFWLIVFFREHVKTINPPVIKKRWQQSLVIIFASLVLFIVEQFLADLIQSLVIDSRISFDVTNFFSLNEYSIIGFVVLGFISFSFLFFSQIINYLLNELTNFRYRTKYIWLAFVGILWILFRLNNPDVPFTIMMVIWLVLYIVLLDFIADRFESTMATVPFLFWLFLLTITTSGALVYYNNQKEISVRQNLAKDLSKQKDPYLEILLNDVGKKMETDEYLQSFFENRGGRVPVKSEMENDLIQKYFQGYLSRFNVTFYPYDENGDPVYASDTISLISFNRHMLFDAEAAPVQLGGNDLYYYEKSFKQYSYIGKKEFYNPADHAGIGWLLYVITPKLSTTDRIYPELLVESDVTDYSRDNTGAYSYAVYDKGILVSNYNDFPFPIKIYPADLPAADVSVRTDRGHSELVFKASPDKVVLVVKENRTFVEFITLFAYMFGLFLLIIVIYKLFDLLIKARMRLSNIRTLVKVSIRRKVHGTIIFIVVFSFVILGLTTIKFFIYRSEVQNKEKLSKAMGEVATDVEKVFDNQQTHDQVGDIYDSHLLVQLSNSLANIADDRALDINVYDRDGNLQITTQPLMTEKGLISRKMNPVGYYQLYSQQLIQYMQYEKIGTMSFLSGYVPLRNDSGEVFAYLNVPYFATQTELKQQISNFLVALITFNAFIFLIAGIIALLITNSITRSFSLVTEKLRHVNLGQRNDEIEWDKDDEIGALVKEYNKMVRKLEVSAARLAKSEREGAWREMARQVAHEIKNPLTPMKLSIQYLQRAIVEDRPNVKEMSKNVANTLVEQIEHLANIASDFSAFARIGEPNNEVVNVNEVIHSLVDLYSSHEDCTITYIEPDRQYQVFADKTQLNRLFTNLLQNAIQAVPEGRSGAVLIRFQATYDHYVIVSVADNGGGISSEVQSKIFVPNFTTKSSGTGLGLAMCKNIAEQMRGEIWFETKLNEGTTFYVKMPVYEDAH from the coding sequence TTGATAGACGTTAAAGAAATACGGCTGTTCTTCCTCAGACACGGCTACCTGCTGATCGTGGCGGCATGGTTATTTACTTTTGCCTTCCTCTTCAGCAATTACTGGTCTTACTATTCTTCGCCGCAAGGGGTACAGCACAGCCTGGAAAAAAGTGTCCGCGACAGGGAAGAGGCCTTCCTCAATCATATCCAGGATACCTCCCTGGTCAATTCCCTGTTTAACCGCACCTACACGGAAAAAAACGTCCGGTACTTCGCGGCACAGGAGTACGATATCTTCGCCTTCGACTCCACCAAAGCGGAAGGCTCCTGGCTCGCATTCTGGAGTACCTCCCTCGTTCAGCCGGATTACTATTCCTATGCTATTCACGATGGCGACTACTTCCAGAAACTGAAAAATGGCTACTATGAAATGCTGGTACGCACCGTACCCGCACCAAAAGGCCATACCCGGCGGATGGTGGCACTCATCCCCGTACGCATGGAATACGCCATTCAGAACCACTACCTGGTAGATCACTTCTTCGATAAACCCGCCCTCGGACAGGAATACCAGATCATGATCTACCCGCATAACATGGGACAGGAAAACCATATCATCCTGCCTGTTGTCAACAGCGATAAAAAAACATTGTTCTGGCTGGACTATAACAAAAACCTCCACGCAAGACCACCCAACCTCTTCAGTGTTATCTTCCGTGTGCTGGGAAGTTTATGTGTACTGATATTTATCAATCTGTTTGTTACACTCCTGGCAAAAACTACCAACCCGCTATACGCATTCCTCGTGCTTCTGGGAACGGTACTGGTATTGCGTGTACTAAGCTACGTATATGCGTTCCCGTTCAATATGCGCAGCCTCAATTTCTTCGATCCCAGTATCTACGCAAAAGATGAGATTTTCCGCTCCCTCGGCGACCTCGCCATCAACGTAATCCTGGCTTTCTGGCTGATCGTATTCTTCCGTGAACATGTAAAAACCATCAATCCGCCGGTGATTAAAAAACGCTGGCAACAAAGTCTGGTCATCATCTTCGCAAGCCTGGTCCTGTTTATAGTAGAACAATTCCTCGCAGACCTGATCCAGAGCCTGGTGATAGATTCCCGTATCTCTTTTGACGTTACCAACTTCTTCAGCCTGAATGAATATAGTATCATCGGCTTTGTGGTATTGGGTTTTATCTCCTTCAGCTTCCTCTTTTTCTCACAGATCATCAACTACCTGTTGAATGAACTGACCAACTTCCGCTACCGTACAAAGTATATCTGGCTTGCCTTTGTAGGAATTCTATGGATACTTTTCCGGCTCAATAATCCCGATGTACCGTTTACGATTATGATGGTAATCTGGCTGGTACTGTATATCGTACTGCTGGATTTCATTGCAGACAGGTTTGAGAGTACCATGGCCACCGTGCCTTTCCTCTTCTGGCTTTTCCTGCTAACCATCACCACCTCGGGAGCACTGGTATATTACAATAATCAAAAGGAAATCTCTGTAAGACAAAATCTCGCGAAAGATCTCTCCAAACAAAAAGATCCTTACCTGGAAATATTGCTGAATGATGTAGGTAAGAAGATGGAGACAGATGAATACCTGCAGAGCTTTTTCGAGAACAGGGGAGGACGTGTGCCGGTAAAGTCAGAAATGGAAAATGATCTCATCCAGAAATATTTCCAGGGGTACCTGAGCCGCTTCAACGTAACATTTTATCCCTATGACGAAAATGGTGACCCTGTATACGCTTCAGATACCATCAGCCTGATATCATTTAACAGGCACATGTTATTTGATGCAGAAGCTGCACCAGTGCAGCTTGGCGGCAACGACCTGTATTATTATGAAAAGAGTTTCAAGCAATATAGTTATATAGGAAAAAAAGAATTTTATAACCCCGCAGACCATGCAGGTATCGGATGGTTGTTGTATGTTATTACACCTAAACTCAGTACTACAGACCGTATCTACCCTGAACTGCTGGTAGAATCTGATGTAACGGATTACAGCAGGGATAATACCGGCGCCTATAGCTATGCCGTGTATGATAAAGGCATTCTGGTAAGTAATTACAATGATTTTCCTTTCCCGATAAAAATTTATCCGGCAGATCTGCCTGCGGCAGATGTTTCGGTAAGAACAGACAGAGGTCATTCGGAACTGGTATTCAAGGCCTCGCCTGATAAGGTGGTGCTGGTGGTAAAGGAGAACAGGACTTTTGTGGAATTCATCACCCTGTTTGCCTATATGTTCGGGCTGTTCCTGCTGATCATTGTGATCTACAAATTATTTGATCTGCTGATCAAGGCAAGGATGCGGCTGAGCAATATCCGTACACTTGTTAAGGTCAGCATACGCCGTAAGGTACATGGCACCATTATCTTCATTGTGGTGTTCTCTTTTGTGATTTTGGGTCTGACCACTATCAAATTCTTCATTTACCGTTCTGAAGTGCAGAACAAGGAGAAGCTGAGCAAGGCCATGGGAGAGGTAGCTACCGATGTGGAGAAGGTGTTCGACAATCAGCAGACCCATGACCAGGTGGGGGATATTTACGATTCACATCTGCTGGTACAGCTGAGTAATTCGCTTGCCAATATTGCAGATGACAGGGCATTGGATATAAACGTATATGACCGCGACGGCAACCTGCAGATTACAACGCAGCCACTGATGACGGAGAAGGGACTTATTTCCCGCAAAATGAATCCGGTGGGCTATTATCAGCTATATAGCCAGCAGCTGATCCAGTACATGCAGTACGAAAAAATTGGTACGATGTCATTCCTGTCGGGGTATGTACCGTTGAGAAACGACAGCGGGGAAGTGTTTGCTTACCTTAATGTGCCTTATTTCGCCACGCAGACAGAGCTGAAGCAGCAGATTTCCAACTTCCTCGTTGCGCTGATTACTTTCAATGCCTTTATCTTCCTGATTGCCGGTATTATTGCCTTGCTGATTACTAACAGTATAACCAGGTCGTTCTCCCTTGTAACGGAAAAGCTGCGGCACGTAAATCTGGGCCAGCGAAATGATGAGATCGAGTGGGATAAGGATGATGAAATTGGTGCGCTGGTAAAAGAATATAATAAGATGGTGCGTAAGCTGGAGGTGAGTGCGGCACGCCTTGCTAAAAGTGAGCGTGAGGGAGCATGGAGAGAAATGGCGCGCCAGGTGGCCCATGAAATCAAGAACCCGCTGACGCCTATGAAGCTTAGTATCCAGTACTTACAGCGTGCTATTGTGGAAGACCGTCCCAACGTGAAGGAGATGTCTAAAAACGTGGCCAATACGCTGGTGGAGCAGATAGAGCACCTGGCTAATATTGCGTCGGATTTCTCGGCCTTTGCACGCATAGGGGAGCCTAACAATGAGGTAGTAAATGTCAATGAAGTGATTCACTCGCTGGTAGATTTATATAGCAGTCACGAAGATTGTACGATTACCTATATAGAACCAGACCGTCAGTACCAGGTATTTGCAGATAAAACGCAACTGAACAGGTTATTTACCAATTTACTGCAGAATGCTATACAGGCGGTACCTGAGGGGAGGAGTGGAGCCGTGCTGATTCGTTTCCAGGCTACCTACGATCATTATGTGATCGTAAGTGTGGCCGATAATGGCGGTGGGATTTCATCAGAGGTACAGTCTAAGATATTCGTGCCTAACTTCACCACCAAATCGTCTGGTACCGGCCTCGGACTGGCGATGTGCAAGAATATTGCGGAGCAGATGCGTGGGGAGATCTGGTTCGAAACCAAGCTGAATGAAGGCACTACGTTCTACGTAAAAATGCCGGTTTATGAAGATGCTCATTAA
- the plsX gene encoding phosphate acyltransferase PlsX, with protein MRIGLDMMGGDFAPTEAVKGVKLYLDTVASDVHLVLIGDEEQLTPLLADAQLDQSKYSVVHSSQIIGMNEHPTKALKEKPQSSISIGFHLLKNEKVDAFISAGNTGAMMVGTYYSIKGIEGVQRPTISTLVPREDGSYGVLLDVGINADCKPENLSQFAILGSLYSQNILNVPNPKVGLLNIGEEEGKGNLLAQATYPLLKENKQINFVGNIEGRDIFSKKADVIVCEGFTGNIILKMAESFHEIAHRRGINDEYINKFDSETYGGTPVLGVSKPVIIGHGISQALAFKNMILLAQQMQQSKLLEKITASFKKEEA; from the coding sequence ATGAGAATCGGGCTTGATATGATGGGTGGCGACTTCGCCCCCACAGAAGCAGTAAAAGGAGTAAAATTATATTTAGATACAGTTGCATCTGATGTGCACCTGGTATTGATTGGAGATGAGGAACAACTCACTCCACTTCTTGCTGATGCACAGCTGGACCAATCAAAATATTCAGTTGTTCATTCATCTCAGATAATCGGGATGAATGAACACCCTACCAAGGCACTGAAGGAGAAGCCTCAGTCTTCTATTTCAATTGGTTTCCATCTTTTAAAGAATGAAAAGGTAGATGCTTTCATCAGCGCCGGTAATACCGGAGCGATGATGGTAGGTACCTATTATTCTATTAAAGGAATTGAAGGGGTGCAACGTCCTACGATATCTACTCTTGTTCCCCGCGAAGACGGCTCATACGGAGTGCTGCTCGATGTGGGTATCAACGCCGACTGCAAACCAGAAAACCTGTCGCAGTTTGCCATCCTAGGCTCCCTATATTCCCAGAACATCCTGAATGTTCCCAACCCTAAAGTTGGTTTACTGAATATCGGTGAAGAAGAAGGAAAGGGCAACTTACTCGCACAGGCCACTTATCCGTTATTAAAAGAAAACAAACAAATTAATTTCGTCGGAAATATCGAAGGTAGAGATATCTTCAGCAAAAAAGCCGATGTAATTGTTTGTGAAGGTTTTACCGGAAATATCATACTTAAAATGGCTGAGTCATTCCATGAAATCGCCCACAGACGCGGTATCAATGACGAATACATTAATAAGTTTGACTCTGAAACTTACGGCGGTACCCCGGTCCTCGGTGTTTCCAAACCTGTAATTATCGGTCATGGTATTTCTCAGGCACTCGCCTTCAAAAACATGATTTTGCTCGCACAGCAGATGCAACAATCTAAACTGTTGGAAAAGATTACCGCCAGCTTTAAGAAAGAAGAAGCGTAA
- the rpmF gene encoding 50S ribosomal protein L32, translating to MPNPKRRHSQQRSAKRRTHYKAVADTLSTDSATGEVHLRHRAHWVENKLYYKGKVVLEKQSAAK from the coding sequence ATGCCAAATCCTAAACGCAGACATTCTCAGCAAAGATCAGCAAAGAGAAGAACGCATTATAAGGCGGTAGCGGATACATTAAGCACAGACAGCGCAACCGGAGAAGTGCACCTGAGACACCGTGCTCATTGGGTAGAAAACAAACTGTACTACAAAGGAAAAGTAGTGTTGGAAAAACAGAGCGCTGCTAAATAA
- a CDS encoding DUF177 domain-containing protein, which yields MKPLRDFDIAFVGLKPGAHSFQYEVDESFFENFEEPREFTNCKATVNVTFDKKSSFFLLKFEIGGTMTVTCDRCGEPFELQLWDDFNQVVKLVDNPEEMTESEEDPEVTYISRTESHFNVANLIYEFIHLSIPMQHIHPADAEGKSGCNPKVIEMLEKMNQQAKENDNPIWKGLDKFKDN from the coding sequence ATGAAACCACTCCGCGATTTTGACATAGCCTTTGTAGGATTAAAACCTGGGGCGCACTCATTTCAGTACGAGGTGGATGAGAGTTTCTTTGAGAACTTCGAGGAACCGAGAGAATTTACGAATTGTAAGGCTACGGTTAATGTGACGTTTGACAAGAAAAGCAGTTTTTTTCTGCTGAAATTCGAGATTGGCGGTACGATGACAGTTACATGTGACCGTTGTGGTGAGCCATTCGAGCTGCAGTTGTGGGATGATTTCAACCAGGTAGTTAAGCTGGTAGATAATCCGGAAGAGATGACGGAGAGTGAGGAAGACCCGGAAGTGACGTATATTTCGAGAACAGAGTCCCATTTTAATGTGGCCAATCTGATTTATGAATTTATACATCTGAGTATTCCGATGCAGCATATACATCCCGCGGATGCCGAAGGCAAAAGCGGATGTAATCCAAAGGTGATAGAAATGCTGGAAAAAATGAACCAGCAGGCTAAAGAGAACGATAACCCAATCTGGAAAGGGTTGGATAAATTTAAGGACAATTAA
- a CDS encoding PAS domain-containing hybrid sensor histidine kinase/response regulator, translating to MKSRGKEAKFTTAQSTGMPKRTPDLFSMPINAWLKNSSAGILVTNEKYRCIWINDILRSHIGDIIPHNASYSQMIATLAPMLAEPAAFHKQLKILRRDKKPWFGWEIPFADGQFREVTHLPIFHGETFMGSIWQIVDITRRRSVMEEIRFNEEKFRVILNNLNAAMCETDLEGNITQVYESFCRLSGYREDELIGRNLTEIFVPADNRNFAHALRKRRMDTNQPLLYDLEVVLKDGSKRWVLCSSANVYDRKGNITGGAAVHMDITRQKMLQQDLENARHAAEEARQAQKEFLASMSHEIRTPLNAIIGMAHLLEETHLDAQQREYINLLKHSSGILLGIVSDILDISRIEAGELRVNPREFHLRELIQSLRHTFELKLGRKPIKITAEVDPAINTWLIGDDMLLNQILLNLLGNAEKFTTEGQIAVRVYQESWQNNKVWISFRVCDTGIGIKKDKLELIFQNYKQAEGDIREKYGGTGLGLAIAKQLVELQGGNIAIEEMPGFQTVFCFNMPYMDTGKPLAAGKRKPGRIPRNQTFENASLLVVEDNQMNLRYIMSLLQKYKINYCVATNGPDASWFLESKHFDLILMDIRIPGMNGLELAQRIRADEAMPNVATPVIATTAVALESTAAMARAAGITDILTKPYTPDQLLQLFHKYLNEDETELIMEEVQNISGYDFSPDLNVQFLNGLYENNISYAADLFEIFLRIIKDELGKIRELLDNDDWSNMKFSLHKLKPNFAMVGLTWITENVQVLESLLNEKDINKADIENRYNEIVTSLEKYYPVVNAEYEKMRKYIEVNGL from the coding sequence ATGAAGTCCAGAGGAAAAGAAGCAAAATTCACAACTGCTCAGTCAACCGGTATGCCCAAGCGCACCCCGGACCTGTTTTCCATGCCCATCAACGCCTGGCTGAAGAACTCCAGCGCCGGAATACTGGTGACCAACGAAAAATACCGCTGCATCTGGATAAACGATATACTACGCAGTCATATCGGGGATATCATCCCACATAATGCTTCCTACTCCCAGATGATAGCCACCCTGGCGCCCATGCTCGCCGAGCCGGCGGCCTTCCACAAACAACTTAAAATTCTCCGCAGAGATAAAAAACCATGGTTCGGTTGGGAAATACCCTTCGCCGACGGCCAGTTCCGCGAAGTAACCCATCTGCCCATCTTCCACGGTGAAACTTTTATGGGTTCCATCTGGCAGATCGTAGATATCACCCGCCGCAGAAGTGTTATGGAGGAAATCAGGTTCAACGAAGAGAAATTCCGCGTAATCCTGAACAACCTCAACGCTGCCATGTGCGAAACCGATCTGGAAGGAAATATTACCCAGGTATATGAGAGCTTCTGTCGCCTCTCCGGCTACCGTGAAGACGAACTCATCGGCCGTAACCTGACCGAAATATTCGTGCCGGCAGATAACCGGAATTTTGCCCATGCACTGCGAAAAAGGCGCATGGATACCAACCAGCCACTGCTGTACGACCTGGAGGTGGTTCTGAAAGATGGCTCCAAACGATGGGTGCTCTGCAGCTCTGCCAACGTATACGACCGCAAAGGAAATATTACCGGCGGCGCCGCTGTACATATGGACATCACCCGGCAGAAAATGCTCCAGCAGGACCTTGAAAACGCCCGCCACGCCGCCGAAGAAGCAAGGCAGGCCCAAAAGGAATTCCTCGCCAGCATGAGCCACGAAATACGTACACCACTCAATGCCATCATTGGCATGGCACACCTCCTCGAGGAAACTCACCTCGACGCCCAGCAAAGGGAATATATCAACCTCCTCAAACATTCTTCCGGTATACTGCTGGGTATTGTCAGTGATATTCTGGATATTTCCCGGATAGAAGCCGGGGAACTCCGCGTAAACCCGCGGGAATTCCACCTGAGAGAACTGATACAATCGCTCCGACATACCTTTGAACTTAAGCTGGGCCGGAAGCCAATCAAAATTACGGCGGAGGTAGATCCTGCTATCAACACCTGGCTCATCGGAGATGATATGCTGCTGAACCAAATACTACTCAATTTGTTAGGAAATGCAGAGAAGTTTACCACCGAAGGACAAATTGCAGTAAGGGTATACCAGGAAAGCTGGCAGAATAACAAGGTCTGGATCAGCTTTCGCGTCTGTGATACAGGGATCGGCATCAAAAAAGACAAACTGGAACTCATCTTTCAAAACTATAAACAGGCAGAAGGGGATATCAGGGAAAAATATGGCGGCACCGGACTGGGCCTGGCTATCGCCAAACAACTGGTGGAACTGCAGGGCGGAAATATCGCTATTGAAGAAATGCCCGGCTTTCAAACCGTTTTTTGCTTTAACATGCCCTACATGGATACGGGCAAACCACTCGCAGCGGGTAAACGCAAGCCTGGAAGGATCCCCAGGAATCAGACCTTCGAAAATGCAAGTCTCCTGGTAGTGGAGGATAATCAAATGAACCTCCGGTATATCATGAGTCTGCTCCAGAAGTACAAAATCAATTACTGCGTGGCCACGAATGGGCCGGATGCCTCCTGGTTCCTGGAGTCAAAACATTTTGACCTGATTCTGATGGATATCAGGATACCAGGCATGAACGGACTGGAGCTGGCACAACGTATCCGGGCTGATGAGGCAATGCCCAACGTAGCTACTCCCGTTATCGCCACCACAGCTGTTGCCCTGGAAAGTACCGCCGCTATGGCACGCGCCGCGGGGATTACAGATATACTCACCAAGCCTTACACGCCGGACCAGCTGCTACAGCTGTTCCACAAATATTTAAACGAAGACGAAACCGAACTTATAATGGAAGAAGTACAAAATATCAGTGGATACGATTTTAGCCCCGATCTGAATGTTCAGTTTCTGAACGGCCTGTATGAAAATAATATCTCGTATGCGGCAGATCTGTTCGAGATCTTCCTCCGTATCATCAAGGATGAACTGGGCAAAATACGGGAACTACTGGATAATGACGACTGGTCTAACATGAAATTCAGTCTGCATAAGCTGAAACCTAACTTTGCTATGGTGGGCCTGACCTGGATTACGGAAAATGTACAGGTACTGGAAAGCCTCCTCAATGAAAAAGATATTAATAAGGCGGACATAGAAAACCGCTACAATGAAATAGTAACATCGCTGGAAAAGTATTATCCTGTCGTGAATGCAGAATACGAGAAAATGCGCAAATACATTGAAGTAAACGGACTGTGA
- a CDS encoding fructosamine kinase family protein — protein MIDESLQIKLGGALSEKLQVKIHINDAKSVSGGDINETFRIATNEGYFFLKLNNTAQYPDLFQQEFSGLQELRAAYALSVPKPLATGTVADKSYLLMEFIQKGVAVSDFWENFAAGLARQHLITQPHFGYPVPNYIGTLKQYNTPYSNWPVFYAFNRLMPLTRLAYDKKIIEQQTVKQMERLCRQLPRLFPAEQPALLHGDLWSGNFMIGNDGRACIYDPAVYYGHREMDLAMTRLFGGFDTRFYYAYQSIYPLVPGWQERIGICQLYPLLVHTILFGGNYYSSVREVLAAY, from the coding sequence ATGATAGATGAATCTTTACAAATAAAACTTGGCGGAGCCTTATCTGAAAAACTACAGGTGAAAATACACATTAATGATGCAAAAAGTGTCAGCGGTGGTGATATTAATGAAACATTTCGTATAGCCACGAATGAGGGTTATTTTTTCCTGAAACTGAATAATACAGCGCAGTATCCCGATTTATTCCAGCAGGAATTCAGCGGGTTACAGGAGCTGCGTGCGGCATATGCGCTGTCGGTACCCAAGCCGCTGGCTACGGGCACCGTGGCCGACAAGAGTTATTTGCTGATGGAATTTATCCAGAAAGGCGTTGCGGTGAGTGATTTCTGGGAGAATTTTGCGGCAGGGCTGGCACGACAGCACCTGATTACCCAACCACATTTTGGTTATCCGGTACCCAATTATATCGGCACCTTAAAGCAATACAATACACCTTATAGCAACTGGCCTGTGTTTTATGCATTCAACAGGCTGATGCCCCTGACCCGGCTGGCATATGATAAAAAAATCATTGAACAGCAGACTGTAAAGCAGATGGAACGCCTTTGCAGGCAGCTGCCCCGTTTATTCCCGGCAGAGCAGCCGGCTTTGCTGCATGGCGACCTGTGGTCGGGCAATTTTATGATCGGCAATGATGGCAGGGCCTGTATTTACGACCCGGCCGTGTATTACGGGCACAGGGAAATGGACCTTGCCATGACAAGGCTCTTCGGTGGTTTCGACACCCGTTTTTACTATGCATATCAATCCATCTATCCATTAGTACCAGGATGGCAGGAACGTATCGGCATATGCCAGTTATACCCGTTGCTGGTGCATACTATATTGTTTGGAGGGAATTACTACAGTAGTGTGAGGGAGGTTTTAGCCGCATATTAA
- a CDS encoding DUF3810 domain-containing protein encodes MELNTKIRIKVVRIVLTLTAILLLKGLMVWSYRFENFYFYGWYKWTSVAFRQVMGIVPFSVGDVIYAAWIITGIIYLLKLCYKLFTLAWADTLLLLIKGVHNLLKLYLAFLVLWGLNYDRQPLPDDTGLAPQRYNTQQLWQLADTLLLKVNQEKFNLGDTLNITMSDTSGIPLFTRAKLAYDNASQRWPAFRYRAGCVKASLYGRWINYMGITGYLNPWSLEAQVNMTTPPVLLPYTTCHEIAHQLGYAPEEDANFVGYLAASNAADSHFRYAANLEMLLYSVRQLAFRDSVLAKDIWSRAVPGVKEDYKSIVGFYRRYEGKVDDYSAMLYDQYLKANKQEQGIQSYADVTRWLIAYYRIQ; translated from the coding sequence ATGGAATTAAATACCAAAATTAGAATAAAGGTTGTCCGTATTGTACTAACACTTACGGCTATACTGTTGTTAAAAGGATTAATGGTCTGGAGTTACCGCTTCGAAAATTTTTACTTCTATGGGTGGTATAAGTGGACCAGCGTAGCTTTTAGACAAGTCATGGGTATAGTGCCTTTCAGTGTTGGCGACGTAATATATGCAGCATGGATTATAACAGGAATAATTTATTTGTTAAAACTATGTTATAAACTCTTTACCCTGGCCTGGGCAGACACGCTACTGCTGCTCATAAAGGGTGTTCATAACCTCCTCAAACTCTACCTGGCCTTTCTCGTGCTATGGGGCCTGAACTACGACAGGCAGCCACTCCCCGACGATACCGGCCTGGCACCGCAAAGATACAACACACAACAACTCTGGCAGCTAGCAGATACTTTATTATTAAAAGTAAATCAGGAAAAGTTTAACCTGGGAGATACCCTGAACATCACGATGTCTGATACTTCGGGTATCCCGCTGTTTACCAGGGCTAAGCTGGCTTATGATAATGCATCGCAGCGCTGGCCTGCCTTCCGCTACCGCGCCGGTTGCGTGAAGGCCTCCCTGTATGGCCGCTGGATCAACTATATGGGTATTACCGGCTACCTGAACCCCTGGAGCCTCGAAGCACAGGTAAATATGACCACACCGCCGGTATTGCTGCCCTATACTACCTGCCATGAAATAGCCCACCAGCTGGGTTATGCGCCGGAGGAAGATGCTAATTTCGTAGGGTACCTGGCAGCCAGCAATGCTGCGGATAGCCATTTCCGTTATGCCGCCAACCTGGAGATGCTGCTGTACAGCGTCAGACAGCTGGCCTTCCGTGATTCCGTTCTGGCAAAGGATATCTGGTCCAGGGCAGTGCCCGGAGTAAAAGAGGATTATAAGTCCATCGTTGGCTTCTACCGCAGATACGAAGGAAAGGTAGATGATTATTCTGCCATGCTATATGATCAGTACCTGAAAGCAAACAAGCAGGAACAGGGTATACAGAGCTATGCGGATGTAACACGCTGGCTGATAGCATACTATCGTATCCAGTAA
- a CDS encoding arginase: MKNIKIIEVKSEIGAGTRGASLGVDAIKIAALDFMSNFFVHFPTEAIETENKLLFEPIESPYAKRIKGTYTMYERISKSVCETVKANWFPVLLSGDHSTAGATIAGLKMAHPKSKLGVIWIDAHADLHTPYTTPSGNMHGMPLATAIAEDNLDCKVHEIDEQAAKTWNALKNIGKIAPKVLPEDIVFISLRDYEKEEDYLIKQYGMKVITTSEVRRKGPEAISRSVFRYLSDCDYIYVSFDVDSLDSSISKGTGTPVSNGLREREAEDLIAKFMQHRKICCFEITEVNPTLDRENLMAEIAFNILQRSVNVLMMN; this comes from the coding sequence ATGAAGAATATCAAGATAATAGAAGTTAAGTCAGAGATTGGTGCGGGTACCCGTGGGGCCAGCCTGGGGGTAGACGCTATCAAAATTGCAGCCCTGGATTTCATGAGCAACTTCTTCGTACACTTTCCTACGGAGGCTATCGAAACAGAAAACAAGCTGCTATTTGAACCCATTGAATCTCCTTATGCCAAAAGAATCAAAGGTACGTACACCATGTACGAGCGTATCAGCAAGAGTGTTTGTGAAACCGTAAAGGCAAACTGGTTCCCGGTATTACTCTCCGGCGACCACAGTACTGCCGGCGCTACTATTGCAGGACTAAAAATGGCACATCCCAAATCCAAACTGGGGGTCATCTGGATAGATGCCCATGCCGACCTGCATACCCCTTACACCACCCCTTCCGGGAATATGCACGGTATGCCGCTGGCTACTGCCATTGCTGAAGACAACCTCGATTGTAAAGTGCATGAAATCGATGAGCAGGCCGCTAAAACGTGGAATGCACTGAAAAACATCGGTAAAATCGCACCGAAGGTATTGCCGGAGGACATTGTATTCATCTCCCTGAGAGATTATGAAAAAGAAGAAGATTACCTGATCAAGCAATATGGCATGAAGGTAATTACGACCAGCGAGGTAAGAAGAAAAGGCCCGGAAGCCATTTCCAGGTCAGTATTCCGTTATCTCAGTGATTGTGATTATATCTATGTTTCGTTTGACGTGGATAGCCTGGATTCTTCTATTTCAAAAGGTACGGGCACTCCTGTAAGCAATGGTTTACGTGAACGTGAAGCGGAAGACCTGATTGCCAAATTCATGCAGCACCGTAAAATCTGCTGTTTTGAGATTACAGAAGTAAACCCTACGCTGGACAGGGAAAACCTGATGGCAGAAATAGCCTTCAACATCCTGCAGCGTAGCGTAAATGTACTGATGATGAACTAG